A single genomic interval of Asterias amurensis chromosome 1, ASM3211899v1 harbors:
- the LOC139944377 gene encoding barrier-to-autointegration factor-like, producing MADGAQTTTKKHKQFVSEPMGDKLVTELGGIGPKYGERLRAEGFEKAYNVLGQFLVLNKDKDLFIDWLMETASTNTKCATDCYNCLRDWSDSFI from the exons ATGGCTGATGGAGCACAGACAACCACTAAGAAGCACAAGCAGTTTGTGAGTGAGCCAATGGGAGACAAGTTAGTGACAGAACTGGGAGGTATTGGACCCAAATATGGAGAAAGGTTACGAGCAGAAGGCTTTGAAAAG GCGTACAATGTCCTGGGGCAGTTTCTTGTGTTGAATAAAGACAAAGATCTCTTCATCGATTGGTTAATGGAAACAGCTTCTACAAACACCAAGTGTGCAACAGATTGTTACAACTGCTTGAGAGACTGGAGCGATTCCTTCATATAA